In a genomic window of Temperatibacter marinus:
- a CDS encoding glycosyltransferase, with amino-acid sequence MRVATLNTNKQKTSLETRTFKPHREASKDIHPSLHASENAVLMGQAAYGALTNFKKSGFEPDIILSHSGWGSSLFAKDVFPKAKLLNYYEWYYHCHGGDGEFVAQKRFDANSELRIRMKNTPILHDIAAQDWGQCPTYFQQSMIPEKFRSEISVIHDGVDTQFFTPNPDIVLNVNGKKFTKEDEIITYIARGMEDYRGFRQFMEAVSEIQKMRPKAHVMVLGQDRVAYGSQRPDGKGLKNWAFENFEYDHDRLHFFGNQPLEFLLQMIRISKVHVYLTAPFVLSWSLLETMATEALIVASDTAPVLEVIKDNHNGLLVPFFEVDKLIEKINYALDNQDALKEIRQNARKTILMSYDKNDLLPLYRDLIHKVEAGERPSTHYTYKNI; translated from the coding sequence ATGCGCGTGGCAACTTTAAATACTAACAAGCAAAAAACAAGTTTAGAAACTCGGACATTCAAGCCTCACCGTGAAGCGTCGAAAGATATTCACCCTTCTCTACATGCTAGTGAAAATGCTGTCCTTATGGGGCAAGCGGCCTACGGTGCTCTGACGAATTTCAAAAAGAGTGGTTTTGAACCTGATATCATCCTATCTCATTCAGGCTGGGGTTCGTCTCTCTTTGCTAAAGATGTCTTCCCAAAGGCTAAACTATTAAATTATTATGAGTGGTATTATCATTGTCATGGCGGCGACGGAGAGTTCGTTGCCCAAAAAAGATTTGATGCAAACTCTGAACTAAGAATACGCATGAAAAATACACCTATTCTTCATGATATCGCTGCTCAGGATTGGGGGCAGTGCCCAACATATTTTCAACAAAGCATGATTCCCGAAAAGTTCCGTAGTGAGATTTCTGTGATACATGATGGTGTAGATACACAGTTTTTTACTCCAAATCCTGATATCGTCCTTAATGTGAATGGCAAGAAATTTACTAAAGAGGACGAAATTATAACCTATATCGCCAGGGGAATGGAAGACTATCGTGGCTTCAGACAATTCATGGAAGCTGTCTCAGAAATTCAAAAAATGAGACCAAAAGCCCATGTGATGGTCCTGGGGCAAGATAGAGTTGCCTATGGTAGCCAGCGACCAGACGGTAAAGGGTTGAAGAATTGGGCCTTCGAAAATTTTGAATATGATCATGATCGGTTACATTTCTTCGGCAATCAACCGTTGGAATTCCTTTTGCAAATGATTCGTATCTCTAAGGTGCATGTATATTTAACTGCGCCCTTTGTTCTCTCGTGGTCATTATTGGAAACTATGGCGACCGAAGCCCTTATTGTGGCTTCAGATACGGCGCCTGTTCTCGAAGTCATTAAGGATAATCATAACGGTCTTCTAGTCCCATTTTTTGAAGTCGATAAACTCATTGAGAAAATTAACTATGCTCTAGATAATCAAGACGCGTTAAAAGAAATTCGTCAAAATGCACGGAAAACAATTTTGATGAGCTATGATAAGAATGACCTCTTGCCGTTATACCGAGACCTTATTCATAAAGTTGAGGCTGGTGAACGGCCTTCAACTCATTATACTTATAAAAATATTTAG
- a CDS encoding DUF6212 domain-containing protein, whose translation MIAITNETLSRFYEEPLLIIVSSDAPASLIECLTQIGSVLFFDGRLNLGHQETDQTESMINLLDAYPVAHLIFILKEEHRSILTEFQSAKEINRCNNIIDDFPLEQQSAEQLLTCLSASIITSLSSRSANAEKQITALRLENDIQQQDLTFLRSKLIEQDRSSFSLKYSRAVSGNSLELNEKQPTYTESIPASLYQIAVIDLYISSVKTKQGNLQIKVIRNADETEMAMISLKAEEIAQGWLHLPIENPSFLISDFTIHIEQTDGLEIAFSRGSMQSIEAAVPQKPLAIKVWQYHGKSYDFDDFLRYFHLSTKRFKEYELRTKTSYGDALPALVESLGYGPVGWSFDGSMLLHSLPDHNCSANAYIEKTCPEGAYRVETHFRLKGDDLENFRLVSVVFDGDSDLLPEALSAIESQIVQQSKQEGWMTSEKYSCVWAGLGATTSSVSNVKVDCPPEILHNSKTLAWMLVPLKKGRGRVTAILESFNVQI comes from the coding sequence ATGATAGCGATAACCAACGAAACACTCTCTCGATTCTATGAAGAGCCTTTGCTCATCATCGTGTCTAGCGATGCGCCTGCATCTCTGATCGAATGTCTCACCCAAATTGGGTCAGTTCTATTCTTTGATGGCAGATTAAATCTAGGTCATCAGGAGACGGATCAAACTGAGAGCATGATAAATTTGTTGGATGCTTATCCTGTTGCACATTTGATTTTTATTCTCAAAGAAGAGCACCGCTCTATATTGACAGAATTTCAATCGGCGAAAGAAATCAATCGCTGTAATAACATTATTGATGACTTTCCTCTGGAACAGCAGTCGGCTGAACAGCTTTTAACATGCCTCAGTGCTTCGATTATAACGTCCTTGAGCAGTAGAAGTGCGAATGCTGAAAAGCAAATCACTGCACTGAGGCTTGAAAATGATATTCAGCAGCAAGACTTGACATTCTTACGGTCAAAACTGATTGAGCAAGATAGATCTTCTTTTTCTTTGAAATATTCCCGGGCCGTTTCAGGGAATAGTCTGGAACTTAATGAGAAGCAGCCCACATATACTGAAAGCATACCGGCATCTTTATATCAAATTGCTGTTATAGATTTATATATAAGCTCTGTAAAAACTAAACAGGGAAATTTGCAGATAAAAGTCATAAGAAACGCCGATGAGACAGAGATGGCGATGATCAGTCTCAAGGCTGAAGAAATTGCTCAAGGCTGGCTCCACCTACCAATTGAAAACCCATCTTTTCTTATTTCAGATTTCACGATTCATATTGAACAGACGGATGGCTTAGAGATCGCATTCTCCCGTGGATCCATGCAATCGATAGAAGCGGCTGTACCGCAAAAACCGTTAGCGATCAAAGTCTGGCAATATCATGGAAAGTCATATGATTTTGATGATTTTTTAAGATATTTTCATCTGTCGACGAAGCGGTTCAAAGAATATGAACTAAGAACAAAAACGAGCTACGGAGACGCGTTACCTGCTCTAGTAGAGTCTCTAGGGTATGGCCCTGTGGGATGGTCTTTTGATGGATCAATGCTTCTGCACAGTTTGCCGGATCACAATTGTTCTGCCAACGCATATATTGAAAAGACATGCCCTGAGGGTGCCTATAGAGTTGAAACTCACTTTCGATTGAAAGGGGATGATTTAGAGAACTTTAGATTGGTTTCAGTCGTTTTTGACGGCGACAGTGATTTGTTGCCCGAAGCTCTCTCTGCCATAGAGAGCCAAATTGTTCAGCAGTCTAAGCAAGAAGGGTGGATGACTTCAGAAAAATACTCATGCGTCTGGGCAGGGTTGGGCGCGACCACTTCCTCAGTTTCAAATGTGAAGGTAGACTGTCCACCTGAAATATTGCACAACAGTAAAACACTTGCCTGGATGCTTGTGCCTCTGAAGAAAGGGAGGGGGCGTGTCACAGCCATTTTGGAGAGTTTTAATGTACAGATATAG
- a CDS encoding sulfotransferase family 2 domain-containing protein, whose translation MPVLRNKEKSILYIHTPKTGGAYIEDFFKANGFKMTYWTSIIDPIERCTAQHYHMKILNQLFDFSKFNFIFMTVRNPISRLVSEYNWLIKKRKILSPSISFEEFLKKTLEDYNKNPYLYDNHIRPQTEFAKKGVTVFKQENQFDEKWAERLETLIGIEFKTKEVVKTQNSPDFHKKLTLGDVDPAVVKAVNDFYHLDFKNFNYDPEEAWNSYGIHLE comes from the coding sequence ATGCCTGTCCTGAGAAATAAAGAGAAATCCATTTTATACATCCACACGCCAAAAACCGGGGGAGCCTATATCGAAGACTTCTTCAAAGCCAATGGATTTAAGATGACATATTGGACCAGCATTATCGACCCAATTGAACGGTGTACAGCACAGCATTATCATATGAAGATATTGAACCAATTGTTCGACTTTTCAAAATTCAATTTTATATTCATGACCGTTCGCAACCCTATAAGTCGCCTTGTATCAGAATATAATTGGTTGATCAAAAAGAGAAAAATCCTCTCTCCCTCTATCTCCTTTGAAGAGTTCTTAAAAAAAACCCTAGAGGACTATAACAAAAACCCTTACCTCTATGACAACCATATCAGGCCGCAAACTGAATTCGCAAAAAAGGGCGTAACGGTCTTCAAGCAAGAAAACCAATTTGATGAAAAATGGGCGGAGCGACTAGAAACATTGATCGGGATTGAATTTAAAACAAAAGAGGTCGTTAAAACGCAAAACAGCCCAGACTTTCATAAAAAACTCACCTTAGGGGATGTAGATCCTGCCGTCGTAAAAGCAGTGAATGATTTTTATCACCTAGATTTTAAAAATTTCAATTACGACCCCGAGGAAGCATGGAACTCATATGGAATTCACCTTGAATAA
- a CDS encoding glycosyltransferase family 61 protein — MEFTLNNSHMLEQAIAVPCYGAENGPVLPGVKGGIFTKDMESLPSSLLYREYTSRSLKNKAITRASSGKINRIMDPYPLNESELENIAFIEGECIYGGLLFSHFGHFILESLARLWYIKKHPSLKIIWLSAHQQKTLSDYQKAILDLLGIKNEIVIVTEICRIEKLHCPDAGFLIQSKITPEQQQALYVTESKNLVSGKKVWLSRASATFGKVYNETLLEPVLKENGWLIYEPEKHSVGEQIEFLKDAEHIAGVGGSAFHLLVFIKNYQGKVSLFPRGLSLSGNYYTIAESLNLNQTEYFIPSLKWSHDQPSWRANWIWKSLDPLLKILDIPETAPQKPGTLSKPLRDFLASLEGLVDKAIEFTLQEPLISDALQVKEKFIISEGFIRRKATLKATDSFFSMSPIQFMTLLDKKTQFDALILPSYLPLEENIKVVNAVLSHMKPSSFILLEKKNDAAEKLCKFIYDFYPTLSVDRIEGLEIYLITRSPRRMFSPANNSLDRDSSEEPAYERIRCLSPAKALALLEALKH, encoded by the coding sequence ATGGAATTCACCTTGAATAACTCACACATGCTCGAGCAAGCCATTGCAGTGCCTTGTTATGGTGCTGAAAATGGGCCTGTTTTACCAGGGGTGAAGGGTGGCATATTTACCAAAGATATGGAAAGTCTCCCCTCCTCCCTTTTGTATCGCGAATATACCTCCAGATCCTTAAAGAATAAAGCTATCACGCGCGCTTCCAGTGGCAAAATTAACAGGATAATGGATCCCTATCCTTTGAATGAGAGCGAGTTAGAGAATATCGCTTTCATTGAAGGAGAATGTATATACGGGGGGCTTCTCTTTAGCCATTTTGGACACTTCATTCTAGAGAGCCTTGCACGTCTTTGGTATATTAAAAAACACCCATCTCTAAAAATCATCTGGTTAAGCGCCCACCAGCAAAAGACATTGAGCGATTATCAAAAAGCCATCTTGGATTTACTTGGCATTAAAAATGAGATTGTGATTGTCACTGAGATTTGCCGCATAGAAAAACTTCACTGTCCAGATGCCGGTTTTCTTATTCAATCTAAAATCACCCCTGAACAACAACAGGCTTTATATGTGACCGAATCAAAAAATTTGGTTTCAGGGAAAAAAGTTTGGCTTTCAAGAGCCTCTGCCACTTTCGGAAAGGTTTATAATGAGACACTCCTTGAACCGGTTCTAAAAGAAAATGGATGGCTTATCTACGAGCCTGAAAAACATTCTGTCGGTGAACAAATAGAATTTTTAAAGGATGCTGAACATATTGCTGGTGTTGGGGGGTCTGCTTTTCATTTGTTGGTTTTCATTAAAAACTATCAAGGAAAAGTCAGTCTTTTTCCCAGAGGATTATCTCTCAGTGGCAACTATTATACCATTGCTGAGAGTTTAAACTTAAATCAAACAGAGTATTTTATTCCGTCTCTAAAGTGGTCCCATGATCAACCGAGTTGGCGCGCGAATTGGATATGGAAATCCCTGGATCCCCTTTTAAAGATCCTTGACATTCCAGAAACAGCCCCTCAAAAGCCAGGGACACTCTCAAAACCCCTAAGGGATTTTTTAGCGTCACTGGAGGGGCTGGTTGACAAAGCCATAGAGTTCACTCTTCAAGAACCTTTGATATCAGACGCGCTGCAGGTGAAAGAGAAATTTATTATTTCAGAGGGTTTCATTCGACGAAAGGCCACTCTGAAAGCGACAGATAGCTTCTTCTCAATGTCACCAATTCAATTTATGACCCTTTTGGATAAAAAGACACAATTCGACGCACTGATCCTGCCATCCTATCTGCCACTTGAAGAAAATATTAAAGTTGTGAATGCCGTCTTAAGTCATATGAAGCCATCTTCATTTATACTCTTAGAAAAGAAAAATGATGCAGCTGAGAAACTCTGTAAATTCATCTATGACTTCTATCCAACCCTGAGCGTGGATCGGATTGAAGGGTTGGAAATATACCTTATCACGAGATCGCCTAGACGGATGTTCTCACCTGCAAATAACAGCCTTGATCGGGACTCTTCAGAAGAGCCAGCCTATGAGAGAATACGCTGTCTATCACCCGCCAAGGCCCTCGCTCTACTCGAAGCTTTAAAACATTAA
- a CDS encoding sulfotransferase family 2 domain-containing protein yields MPIFTRNNSKIFFVHIPKTGGTYVEDLFRANGFQVHFWKPRRLLPVEAISQQHYHLDILKNIFYMESFDYKFVTVRHPVKRLISEYKMRNPDQEVEINSWIDDTLDQASQDPSYLDNHLRPQHEFHQEGIDIFKQEDGFDAAWASRLEAAIQTDLPHKLVKRRRDNRDFHQSFDPSQLEQRVLEKIKSYYQKDFDYFDYD; encoded by the coding sequence ATGCCAATTTTCACACGTAATAACAGTAAAATATTCTTCGTCCATATCCCTAAAACAGGGGGGACTTATGTTGAAGACCTCTTCAGGGCTAACGGTTTTCAAGTTCATTTCTGGAAGCCGCGCCGCCTTCTGCCTGTGGAAGCTATTAGTCAACAACACTACCACTTAGACATACTCAAGAACATCTTCTATATGGAAAGTTTCGACTATAAATTCGTCACTGTACGCCATCCTGTAAAGCGCCTCATCTCAGAATATAAGATGCGCAATCCGGATCAGGAAGTAGAAATTAATTCTTGGATAGACGATACTCTAGATCAAGCCTCTCAAGATCCAAGTTATTTGGACAACCATCTCAGACCCCAGCATGAATTCCATCAAGAGGGTATTGACATTTTCAAACAAGAGGATGGATTTGATGCCGCGTGGGCAAGCAGATTAGAGGCGGCCATTCAAACAGACCTCCCTCATAAACTCGTGAAGCGTAGGCGAGATAACAGAGACTTCCATCAAAGCTTTGATCCGTCACAGTTAGAACAGCGCGTTTTAGAAAAAATAAAGTCTTACTATCAAAAAGATTTTGACTATTTTGACTATGACTAA
- a CDS encoding type I secretion system permease/ATPase translates to MKLSADFDQAVSLYKKSVGIVSLFSFLANLSFLAMPLFMMNTYRTVIPAKSTPTLFALLALVLVIMGAYYFLEKARTIILSKAALRFEADLMGLVMAAELNHNKQSSIQSINDIQALRVHLSSSVVMSAFDLMTVPIFLFIIFYIHIGAGLVLMASIIFLSYLAIKGNAKTSPLIDLSREKNIESQKVLESFARSQENVKSMGMYKEAIAEYGAKHNEAIKTQIEMVEIQSKTSSLSKAMRQVVQILLVFTGAMLVLEGGASMGVVFAMVIIGGRAIGPVEALVGNWRQVVLIKTTYNKLKDRLSELELPEKSTLLPVPKGFVRLKQVYYAPEGVSDPILVKLQHLFESGTVTAVLGNNGAGKSTLAKVIVGYIKPSAGHATLDDQEISSWDPVLKGFYMGYMPQKVTFFNGTVRDNIARLRKDDPDHFAIDAAKFAGVHDMIMRLPKGYDTVLGDFGMNLSGGQAQLLALARAVYTKPKVLVLDEPNAALDGVGEQILMACIEKCKKENMTVIVVTQRPGLLKVADEMLVMQSGRIVKSGPVTDTMSSGNIMIEKK, encoded by the coding sequence ATGAAATTATCTGCCGACTTTGATCAGGCTGTTTCTTTATACAAGAAATCAGTTGGCATCGTATCGTTATTTTCTTTTTTAGCGAATCTAAGTTTTCTGGCAATGCCGCTCTTTATGATGAATACATATCGGACGGTTATCCCAGCAAAAAGTACACCTACACTCTTCGCGCTCTTAGCTTTAGTTCTTGTCATTATGGGGGCTTATTACTTTCTAGAAAAAGCTAGAACCATTATTCTGTCAAAGGCAGCCCTTAGATTTGAAGCTGATTTGATGGGGCTTGTTATGGCTGCAGAGTTGAATCATAACAAGCAATCAAGCATTCAGAGCATTAACGACATTCAAGCTCTAAGAGTTCATTTGTCATCCTCGGTGGTAATGAGTGCTTTTGATCTTATGACGGTACCCATCTTTCTTTTCATCATTTTCTATATCCATATTGGTGCAGGCCTTGTCTTGATGGCAAGTATAATCTTCTTGTCTTACTTAGCCATCAAAGGCAATGCAAAGACGTCGCCTTTGATTGACTTATCAAGAGAGAAAAACATTGAGAGTCAAAAAGTCTTGGAGAGTTTTGCTCGATCTCAAGAAAATGTAAAATCTATGGGCATGTATAAAGAAGCGATTGCTGAATATGGCGCCAAACATAATGAGGCAATAAAAACTCAGATTGAAATGGTTGAAATTCAATCTAAAACATCCTCTTTGTCTAAAGCGATGCGTCAAGTTGTACAAATTTTACTTGTCTTTACAGGAGCCATGCTGGTTCTTGAAGGGGGCGCATCAATGGGGGTTGTTTTCGCGATGGTCATTATTGGGGGCCGGGCGATTGGGCCTGTTGAGGCCCTTGTTGGAAACTGGCGTCAGGTTGTTTTGATCAAGACTACATATAATAAGTTAAAGGACCGCTTGAGTGAGTTAGAATTGCCTGAAAAATCAACGCTTCTCCCTGTGCCCAAAGGCTTTGTTAGGTTGAAGCAGGTTTATTACGCCCCAGAAGGTGTCTCTGATCCTATTTTAGTGAAGTTACAACATCTGTTTGAGTCTGGAACCGTAACAGCAGTGCTTGGGAATAACGGCGCCGGTAAATCTACCCTTGCCAAAGTCATTGTGGGTTATATCAAGCCCTCTGCAGGCCATGCCACATTGGATGATCAAGAAATCTCATCATGGGATCCTGTACTTAAAGGGTTTTACATGGGGTATATGCCGCAAAAGGTTACCTTTTTTAATGGTACAGTTCGGGATAATATTGCACGGTTAAGAAAAGATGATCCTGATCATTTTGCCATTGATGCGGCCAAATTTGCGGGTGTTCACGATATGATCATGAGATTGCCAAAAGGTTATGACACAGTTCTTGGTGATTTTGGTATGAATCTGTCAGGTGGACAAGCGCAATTGCTTGCCCTAGCGCGTGCGGTCTACACGAAGCCAAAAGTCCTCGTTCTTGATGAGCCGAATGCTGCCCTTGATGGTGTTGGAGAGCAGATTCTTATGGCTTGTATAGAAAAATGCAAGAAAGAAAATATGACCGTAATCGTCGTTACACAACGTCCAGGTCTTTTGAAGGTTGCAGATGAGATGCTTGTTATGCAAAGTGGACGGATCGTGAAGTCGGGCCCAGTGACTGACACGATGTCTAGTGGCAATATAATGATTGAAAAGAAATAA
- a CDS encoding glycosyltransferase family A protein: MIKTVQKDPKFGIVIPVFGHSRLVSEAIISACEQETEYAYKVIVVDDGCLSPETYEGVHSLVHAYKDKLLYVRQKNSKLPASRNKGITHLRKLYPSIEAYLFLDADNRLQPHSLETYYTALTDPRNEESVGWAYPDIIQFGLTNFSDHYEVRLTSESYSVLRQLTANISEAGSMVSAKVFDAGVFYDESLVHGFEDWDFWLLCIEAGFTACRVRNSGFLYRRRPESMLTSSYRMNDYLKLSLRHKHKALYSIDTVLAAKFQEKPTYAYVAIDRETVHTFNDPIGPMIESEVGGFLEHFDSWKQDPQLHFIADLIFVGSKLCREIITSNLQLTRALFWELFIHEFSEAEIEIRFGAFPGIIYSQQPLEKCHLKLLKTKQVESEKKLSLILCYPFMRERIELLPSYDFEGYSFEGFNSDQKEVAGHTYDDEILSYWGPSTQKVEEELLEEFTEHEGLPFFPVTNQEKLLHVGLDFTAYYVANPSQIDRLKELLVKLEIHSVSFEYETPQEKEFLMRAFIGINQIDIIPFRVISSEIQYGYYNSSQIASYVPHVYSNRLISLGSGFKELYNFGSLIAFSAAGVLKNNETSMHVIKREKMPQSLVRGCSYGDSILAFEHVIQRLYLESEADYRYFNGKNIPKMKLTLLKL; this comes from the coding sequence ATGATAAAAACTGTACAGAAAGATCCCAAATTTGGGATTGTTATTCCAGTCTTCGGTCACTCTCGTCTGGTTAGTGAGGCCATTATTTCGGCCTGTGAACAAGAGACAGAGTATGCCTATAAAGTTATCGTTGTTGATGACGGCTGCCTTTCGCCAGAGACATATGAAGGGGTGCACTCCTTGGTGCATGCCTATAAAGATAAACTTCTGTACGTGCGTCAAAAAAATTCAAAGTTGCCGGCCTCAAGAAACAAAGGGATCACTCACCTCAGAAAGCTGTATCCTTCTATTGAAGCCTATCTTTTCTTAGATGCCGATAATCGTCTACAACCACACTCACTTGAAACATATTACACAGCTCTGACAGACCCTCGCAATGAGGAAAGTGTCGGGTGGGCTTATCCTGACATTATACAGTTTGGGCTGACAAATTTTTCTGACCATTATGAGGTGCGATTAACGTCAGAAAGCTATAGTGTTTTAAGACAATTAACAGCCAATATTTCTGAGGCTGGATCTATGGTGAGTGCAAAGGTTTTTGATGCAGGTGTATTTTACGATGAATCTTTGGTTCATGGGTTTGAGGATTGGGATTTTTGGCTTCTTTGCATCGAGGCAGGTTTTACAGCGTGCCGTGTTAGGAATTCAGGGTTTCTCTATCGAAGGCGCCCAGAGAGTATGCTAACCTCAAGCTATAGAATGAATGACTATTTAAAGTTATCGCTCAGACATAAACATAAAGCCCTCTATTCGATCGACACCGTGCTTGCCGCAAAGTTCCAAGAAAAACCTACCTATGCTTATGTGGCAATCGACAGGGAAACTGTTCACACTTTTAACGACCCTATCGGCCCCATGATTGAGAGTGAAGTCGGCGGGTTTCTAGAACATTTTGACAGTTGGAAGCAGGACCCGCAATTGCACTTTATTGCAGATTTGATTTTCGTAGGATCTAAACTTTGTCGTGAGATCATTACATCAAATCTTCAACTTACGCGGGCTCTCTTTTGGGAGTTATTTATCCATGAGTTCAGCGAGGCTGAAATTGAAATTCGATTCGGTGCCTTTCCTGGTATCATCTATTCTCAGCAGCCTCTCGAGAAATGCCATTTGAAACTTCTAAAGACAAAACAGGTTGAATCAGAGAAAAAGCTTTCTCTTATTCTTTGCTATCCCTTTATGAGGGAGCGGATCGAACTGCTGCCCTCCTATGATTTTGAGGGCTACTCTTTTGAGGGGTTCAATTCGGATCAAAAGGAAGTGGCAGGGCACACCTATGATGATGAAATATTGTCCTATTGGGGGCCATCTACACAAAAGGTTGAAGAAGAACTGTTAGAGGAATTTACAGAGCATGAAGGCTTGCCGTTCTTTCCTGTGACAAACCAGGAAAAATTGTTACATGTTGGTCTGGATTTTACGGCATATTATGTCGCTAATCCTAGCCAGATCGATCGCTTAAAAGAATTGCTTGTAAAGCTGGAAATTCACTCTGTTTCTTTTGAGTATGAAACACCTCAAGAAAAAGAGTTTTTAATGCGTGCCTTCATTGGCATCAACCAAATCGACATTATCCCGTTCCGAGTCATTTCTAGCGAGATTCAATATGGCTATTATAACAGCAGCCAGATTGCTTCGTATGTGCCGCATGTCTACAGCAATAGGCTGATTTCCCTCGGATCGGGCTTCAAGGAACTCTATAATTTTGGATCTTTAATTGCTTTTAGTGCTGCAGGAGTTCTAAAGAACAACGAGACTTCTATGCATGTTATTAAACGAGAAAAAATGCCTCAGTCCCTTGTGAGGGGCTGTTCCTATGGGGATAGTATTCTGGCTTTTGAGCATGTTATCCAGAGGTTATATTTGGAATCAGAAGCTGACTATAGATATTTTAATGGAAAAAATATTCCAAAAATGAAGTTAACATTGCTGAAGTTATGA
- a CDS encoding HlyD family type I secretion periplasmic adaptor subunit — MEEKQNDTLSDAPQKDDLTASVLDRRSLGRWHSGLKLDYKPDTKTAKLVGLLVFGFGGFWAAFAPLESAITAQGRVIADLNNRVIQHLEGGILQEVAVNEGERVDKGDIVAVMDTTRSRVQQQSLLIQRAIRKIQLSRRRAEVLDKPAFEIPKDIQPETLSNASVKEALQSQREEFDAVMSLISSRLNTIDREIDTKNAVILGNEEVKKAYELQLELTNKEVTDYRELNKKGLIQRTRLFQAERNKASLQARIETTKLTIGKTINEIKTLEVKKGEVKLSRLAVAEKEAIELQKQLNDIDTKLESLDDLLSRTFVKSPVDGVVIQISTHTVGAVIKPGEPIMSIFPVSDSLKLDIKIPVNKIDEVHIGQEFDIIFATDSGRGALPVLGTLTFISRDSITSDQDPEGYYRGFGIIKKGESLEHLLPGNTGTVYIKGQPTTLLSYILRPLTQIARGSLAS, encoded by the coding sequence ATGGAAGAAAAACAAAATGATACATTGTCTGATGCCCCTCAAAAGGATGACCTAACCGCGTCTGTGCTGGATAGGAGGAGTTTAGGGAGGTGGCATTCTGGCCTTAAACTTGACTATAAGCCCGATACAAAGACTGCCAAGCTTGTCGGTCTTCTCGTTTTTGGATTCGGGGGATTCTGGGCTGCATTTGCACCGCTTGAAAGTGCTATCACTGCCCAAGGACGGGTAATCGCTGACCTTAATAATCGCGTTATTCAGCACTTAGAAGGAGGGATCCTTCAAGAAGTTGCCGTTAATGAGGGTGAGCGTGTTGATAAGGGCGACATTGTAGCTGTTATGGATACAACACGTTCTAGAGTGCAGCAACAAAGTTTGTTGATCCAAAGAGCCATTCGAAAAATACAATTGTCACGCCGTCGGGCTGAGGTTTTAGATAAGCCAGCTTTTGAGATACCTAAAGATATCCAGCCTGAAACATTATCTAATGCAAGTGTCAAAGAGGCTTTGCAAAGTCAGCGCGAAGAATTTGATGCGGTCATGAGCTTGATCTCAAGTCGCTTAAATACAATCGACCGTGAAATTGATACAAAGAATGCCGTTATTCTTGGCAATGAAGAAGTGAAAAAGGCTTACGAGCTTCAGCTAGAACTGACAAATAAAGAAGTTACAGATTATCGAGAGCTAAATAAAAAGGGCTTAATTCAAAGAACTCGCTTGTTTCAAGCGGAGCGCAATAAAGCCAGCCTGCAAGCCCGCATCGAGACGACAAAACTGACTATTGGAAAAACAATCAATGAAATCAAAACTCTCGAAGTCAAAAAAGGGGAAGTTAAGCTGAGCAGGCTCGCTGTTGCAGAAAAAGAAGCAATTGAGCTACAGAAACAATTGAATGATATTGATACAAAGCTGGAATCGCTTGATGACCTCTTGTCTAGAACTTTTGTGAAATCTCCTGTGGACGGCGTAGTCATTCAAATTTCAACACATACTGTTGGGGCTGTTATTAAGCCGGGTGAGCCGATCATGAGTATTTTCCCTGTATCGGATAGTTTGAAGCTAGATATAAAAATCCCCGTTAATAAGATTGACGAAGTCCATATTGGTCAGGAGTTTGATATTATTTTTGCAACAGATAGTGGTCGTGGGGCTTTGCCAGTTCTTGGTACTCTAACCTTTATTTCAAGAGACTCAATCACGTCTGACCAAGATCCAGAAGGCTACTACCGTGGGTTTGGCATTATAAAGAAAGGTGAAAGTTTAGAGCATTTGTTGCCTGGAAATACAGGAACGGTCTATATTAAAGGACAGCCGACAACATTGTTGAGTTATATACTGAGACCATTAACACAAATAGCACGGGGATCTTTAGCAAGTTAA